A window from Micromonospora terminaliae encodes these proteins:
- a CDS encoding STAS domain-containing protein — protein MTFTVAYGQRDGSPARLRLAGELDLGTAPELNAAIDRLLAEGHRELLLDLAELTFCDSTGIAAFVRGDNLAAADGGWLRITGATGRVARVLQVTGLAEVLRHEAEPADPATPAAS, from the coding sequence GTGACCTTCACCGTCGCGTACGGCCAGCGGGACGGCTCTCCGGCCCGCCTCCGGCTCGCGGGTGAGCTCGACCTGGGCACCGCGCCCGAGCTCAACGCGGCCATCGACCGGCTGCTCGCCGAGGGCCACCGTGAGCTGCTGCTGGATCTTGCCGAGCTGACCTTCTGCGACTCGACCGGCATCGCCGCGTTCGTCCGCGGCGACAACCTCGCCGCCGCGGACGGGGGCTGGTTGCGGATCACCGGGGCGACCGGCCGGGTCGCCCGGGTGCTCCAGGTGACCGGGCTGGCCGAGGTGCTGCGACACGAGGCGGAGCCGGCCGACCCGGCCACTCCGGCCGCCTCCTGA
- a CDS encoding response regulator yields MGHGTPSPVRILVVDDDPGDVLMIEEALEDSDVEKVIDVVNDGQEAMEFLRREGRHTEAQRPDVILLDLNMPRMDGRQVLGEVKRDEDLRTIPIVVLTTSNADTDILGSYTLQANAYVTKPIDLDDFNDVVRRIDEFFGRVVVLPKHP; encoded by the coding sequence ATGGGTCATGGCACCCCGAGCCCCGTTCGCATCCTGGTGGTGGACGACGACCCGGGCGACGTCCTGATGATCGAGGAGGCCCTCGAGGATTCGGACGTCGAGAAGGTCATCGACGTCGTCAACGACGGCCAGGAGGCGATGGAGTTCCTCCGCCGCGAGGGCCGGCACACCGAGGCCCAGCGGCCCGACGTCATCCTGCTCGACCTGAACATGCCGCGTATGGACGGTCGCCAGGTGCTCGGCGAGGTCAAGCGGGACGAGGACCTGCGCACCATCCCGATCGTCGTGCTGACCACCTCCAACGCCGACACCGACATCCTCGGCAGCTACACCCTCCAGGCCAACGCGTACGTGACGAAGCCGATCGACCTGGACGACTTCAACGACGTGGTCCGCCGCATCGACGAGTTCTTCGGCCGGGTGGTCGTGCTCCCCAAGCACCCCTGA
- a CDS encoding ATPase produces the protein MRFSVVETGYDQRQVDSCLDELGIRLVRLAARAESAAGAGREWDLIREDAAHLCDFLRRRTAAVDGDPAAGTAAEREAARLLAEARGELEAAREEARQVREQAYADAVRARRDFEAALLARRRREARVDEILAGVRGDTVPPDTPTAAAGVPTGGAGERSAA, from the coding sequence ATGAGGTTCTCCGTCGTTGAGACCGGCTACGACCAGCGGCAGGTGGACTCCTGCCTGGACGAGCTGGGAATCCGGTTGGTCCGGCTCGCGGCGCGCGCGGAGAGCGCCGCCGGCGCCGGCCGCGAGTGGGACCTGATCCGGGAGGACGCGGCCCACCTCTGCGACTTCCTGCGCCGCCGCACGGCCGCCGTCGACGGCGACCCGGCCGCCGGCACGGCCGCCGAGCGGGAGGCCGCCCGGCTGCTGGCCGAGGCCCGTGGCGAGCTGGAGGCCGCCCGGGAGGAGGCCCGCCAGGTCCGCGAGCAGGCCTACGCCGACGCCGTCCGGGCGCGCCGCGACTTCGAGGCGGCGCTGCTGGCCCGCCGCCGGCGCGAGGCCCGCGTCGACGAGATCCTCGCCGGGGTACGCGGCGACACGGTGCCCCCGGACACGCCGACCGCCGCCGCGGGCGTGCCGACCGGCGGTGCCGGCGAGCGCAGCGCCGCCTGA
- a CDS encoding endonuclease/exonuclease/phosphatase family protein: MTEQMVDERTAGEPAGRPRRRGLVVGACAVLLAVLMVGHRAVPNVHGLGSLVDSATPLLGLGVPLLALAALLRRSRRALLVVLLPAVVWAALYGGAWLRPASGAGATSVRVASQNLRSGNPDPAATVGALADAAPDLIGLQEVDDGDRVAAALGGRYPHRAAVSTVALWSRWPIREAHGVDTGLGWERALRAVVVTPQGDLAVYVVHLGSARAGHTATRDETLAALAATVRADDAPRLVVLGDLNTATTDRVFGPLTRLLDDAQAEAGQGFGFTWPAELPVTRPDHVLYRGLTPTTAGVVHTPDSDHRAVTAGFRW, translated from the coding sequence GTGACGGAGCAGATGGTCGATGAGCGGACCGCCGGAGAACCCGCCGGCCGCCCGCGCCGGCGGGGGCTGGTCGTCGGCGCCTGCGCGGTCCTGCTCGCCGTCCTGATGGTCGGCCACCGGGCGGTGCCCAACGTGCACGGCCTCGGCAGCCTGGTCGACAGCGCCACCCCGCTGCTCGGGCTCGGCGTACCCCTGCTCGCGCTCGCGGCGCTGCTGCGCCGGTCCCGCCGGGCCCTGCTCGTGGTCCTGCTGCCGGCGGTGGTCTGGGCGGCGCTCTACGGCGGCGCCTGGCTGCGCCCGGCATCGGGCGCCGGCGCCACGTCAGTGCGGGTGGCCAGCCAGAACCTGCGCTCGGGCAATCCCGACCCGGCCGCCACGGTCGGCGCCCTCGCCGACGCCGCCCCGGACCTCATCGGGCTCCAGGAGGTCGACGACGGCGACCGCGTCGCCGCCGCCCTGGGCGGCCGCTACCCGCACCGGGCCGCGGTCTCCACCGTCGCGCTGTGGAGCCGCTGGCCGATCCGGGAGGCGCACGGCGTGGACACCGGCCTCGGCTGGGAGCGCGCGCTGCGGGCCGTGGTGGTCACCCCGCAGGGCGACCTGGCGGTGTACGTGGTCCACCTCGGCTCGGCCCGCGCCGGGCACACCGCCACCCGGGACGAGACCCTCGCGGCGCTCGCGGCGACCGTCCGGGCCGACGACGCGCCCCGGCTGGTGGTGCTCGGCGACCTGAACACCGCCACCACCGACCGGGTCTTCGGGCCGCTCACCCGCCTGCTCGACGACGCCCAGGCCGAGGCCGGGCAGGGCTTCGGCTTCACCTGGCCGGCGGAGCTTCCGGTGACCCGCCCGGACCACGTCCTCTACCGCGGGCTCACCCCCACCACGGCTGGGGTCGTGCACACCCCGGACAGCGACCACCGGGCGGTGACCGCCGGCTTCCGCTGGTGA
- a CDS encoding OsmC family protein — MPDPSSWLAETATATAAGGHVRTDDGGLSSALASPLAPHCTGLTPEQLLAAAFASCLHHAAVEAAGEITDEAHTVEVTAAAKLGRDDDGRYRADVHAEISSAGLTRDQLVDLVAHADRLWPFSSGDNSRHRLTVTPAENGRH; from the coding sequence ATGCCGGATCCGAGTTCCTGGCTGGCCGAGACGGCCACGGCGACCGCCGCGGGCGGTCACGTACGCACCGATGACGGCGGTCTCTCCTCCGCCCTGGCGTCCCCGTTGGCGCCGCACTGCACGGGGCTGACGCCCGAGCAGCTCCTGGCCGCCGCGTTCGCCTCCTGCCTGCACCACGCGGCGGTGGAGGCGGCCGGCGAGATCACCGACGAGGCGCACACCGTCGAGGTGACCGCGGCCGCGAAGCTGGGCCGCGACGACGACGGCCGGTACCGCGCCGACGTGCACGCCGAGATCTCCTCGGCCGGTCTCACCCGGGACCAGCTGGTCGACCTCGTCGCACACGCGGACCGGCTCTGGCCCTTCTCCAGCGGCGACAACAGCCGGCACCGGCTGACCGTCACCCCGGCGGAGAACGGCCGGCACTGA